A portion of the Mycoplasma sp. (ex Biomphalaria glabrata) genome contains these proteins:
- the greA gene encoding transcription elongation factor GreA, translated as MENIVLTKEGYEEIFKKHENLIKVARPKVIEELKEARSQGDLSENSDYDAAKNKQAELEAEIARLEAILDAAKIIEHSTKSHTVGIGSIVELETTHKMPKTLQIVNVVEADPLASPIKISSTSPVAKAILGARIGDTIEVQGISHPYKITIKEVR; from the coding sequence ATGGAAAACATTGTTTTAACTAAAGAAGGTTATGAAGAAATTTTTAAAAAACACGAAAATTTAATCAAAGTTGCTCGTCCAAAAGTAATTGAGGAATTAAAAGAAGCTCGTTCACAAGGAGACCTATCGGAAAATTCAGATTACGATGCAGCAAAAAATAAACAAGCTGAATTAGAAGCAGAAATTGCAAGATTAGAAGCGATTTTAGATGCTGCGAAAATTATTGAACATTCAACAAAAAGTCACACAGTTGGAATAGGTTCAATTGTGGAATTGGAAACAACTCATAAAATGCCAAAAACTTTACAAATAGTAAATGTTGTAGAAGCTGATCCGTTAGCAAGTCCAATTAAAATTTCTAGCACTTCACCTGTTGCTAAAGCAATCTTGGGAGCTCGTATAGGAGATACTATCGAAGTTCAAGGAATTTCACACCCTTATAAAATAACAATCAAAGAAGTAAGATAA
- the mnmA gene encoding tRNA 2-thiouridine(34) synthase MnmA, with product MKLKKVIVGLSGGVDSSVAAMLLIQAGYNVEGLFMRNWDSIVNNDILGNSHLDDFVCPQEEDYRYAQLVAEKLNIKLHRVDFVKEYWNEVFQYFIHEYKKGRTPNPDVLCNKYIKFNHFAHYAFNNLQADYIAMGHYAKTIHEDGRTYLVKPKDANKDQTYFLAGLSEEQICRCLFPLANYHKQEVRVLAKEYQLPTAFRKDSTGVCFIGERDFSKFLKNYVPSQPGSIVDIETNEIVGQHEGVMYYTIGQRKGLGLHGNASAYFVVGKKIEEKILYVAKGTFNKYLKSDAVLLENVSLINHRKLEKMRVEVKFRYRQATIPATIHFLEHHHAKVTYDKSYSVTPGQFCVFYDDDRCLGTGIIAKVYSQDKELTYL from the coding sequence ATGAAACTTAAAAAAGTAATTGTTGGTTTAAGTGGTGGAGTTGATTCAAGCGTCGCTGCGATGCTTTTGATACAGGCTGGTTATAACGTTGAAGGATTATTTATGCGCAATTGAGATTCAATTGTAAATAACGACATTCTAGGAAATAGTCATTTAGATGATTTTGTTTGCCCACAAGAAGAAGATTATCGTTATGCACAACTTGTTGCAGAAAAATTAAATATTAAATTACATCGTGTGGATTTTGTAAAGGAATATTGAAATGAAGTTTTCCAATATTTTATTCATGAATACAAAAAAGGGCGAACACCAAACCCAGATGTTTTATGTAACAAATATATAAAGTTTAACCATTTTGCGCACTATGCATTTAATAATTTACAAGCAGATTATATTGCGATGGGTCATTACGCTAAAACAATTCATGAAGACGGTCGTACTTATCTTGTCAAACCGAAAGACGCAAATAAGGATCAAACTTATTTTTTAGCAGGTTTAAGTGAAGAACAAATTTGTCGATGCCTATTTCCTTTAGCTAATTATCACAAACAAGAAGTTCGAGTTTTAGCGAAGGAATATCAATTGCCAACTGCATTTCGTAAAGATTCAACAGGAGTTTGTTTTATTGGTGAAAGGGATTTTAGTAAATTTTTGAAAAATTATGTTCCATCTCAACCAGGAAGCATTGTGGACATTGAAACTAATGAAATAGTTGGGCAACATGAAGGTGTAATGTATTACACTATTGGCCAAAGAAAAGGGTTAGGATTACACGGTAATGCTAGCGCTTATTTTGTTGTTGGGAAAAAAATAGAAGAAAAAATTCTATATGTTGCTAAAGGAACTTTTAATAAATATTTAAAAAGTGATGCCGTATTGCTGGAAAATGTTTCGTTAATAAACCATAGAAAATTAGAAAAAATGCGAGTAGAGGTAAAATTTCGTTATCGTCAGGCAACGATCCCGGCAACTATACATTTTTTAGAACATCATCATGCAAAGGTAACGTACGATAAATCTTATTCAGTAACTCCTGGACAGTTTTGTGTATTTTACGACGATGATAGATGTTTGGGAACAGGAATAATTGCAAAAGTATATTCACAAGATAAAGAATTAACTTATTTGTAG
- the alaS gene encoding alanine--tRNA ligase produces MITHLELRKKFLDFFASKEHLILEGMSLVPINDTSLLWINSGVATLKKYFSGIETPPCKRLTSSQRSIRTNDIENVGFTSRHHTLFEMLGNFSIGDYFKVEALEWAWEFLTSKRWIGLDKNKLYITVFEEDHEAIRIWKEKIKVTEEHIIYGTRKTNFWDMGQGPCGPNTEIYFDRGEKFDPNKLGIKLLKEDIENDRYIEIWNVVFSEFNNDGKNNYQPLPQKNIDTGMGLERILAILQNAPTNFETDLFMPIIHEIEKYAKVNYENAKGKELATYRIIADHIRAIAFAVADGALPSNKSRGYIVRRLIRRSISMFKKYLAQDLNQNCLLSLLVEPFIILMKPAYPFLQIKKDIILDCLKQEEEKFAQAMTKALNEFEKAKQNWNMKIAFKMYDTYGMPIELLKEWALEANLKFIDSEFEKCMEEHVELSRKNQNFGLAMDEQNDLVEDIKKLSNQYIGEQHAFCDAKIIYMFENNEKLTYAQEDENVVIIFDITPFYAESGGQIYDIGEVKSKDGENIGEIYNVQKGPNNTHLHYAKIIKGTFKCGDVVRLEYSKELKKRIAANHSVTHLAHEVICDLLNEKVPQSGSYLDGNRLRFDFTTQKKIDHIFINKLIEKTNNIIHQNLKLKIEEMSLDVAKKLNIHMNFEDRYGSVVRVVKFDDYSQQLCGGSHVKQTKDIEQFDITNYKLVAANTYRIEAITGKEIIANYYTELNAKINETWSTLKKDIESLIEKNKIQKNADLVKCMDQIKDASSYEEVTKKRENIATLNKLYKDYLKEQEFKLVNWYISSIMNYIINDLDNEPIKNKYVDDKLIIVETNILENTLLRQAFEKVIEYYQKKLVILFNKNNFVVVGDKNNKNANNHLKTIFTNFGGKGGGSNMIAQGTTEQNLNILKLREVFNRV; encoded by the coding sequence ATGATAACACATTTGGAATTGAGAAAAAAATTTTTGGATTTTTTTGCATCAAAAGAACATCTAATTTTAGAAGGAATGTCGTTAGTACCAATAAATGATACTTCCTTATTGTGAATTAATTCTGGAGTTGCCACATTAAAAAAATATTTTTCTGGAATCGAAACGCCACCATGCAAGAGATTAACTAGTTCTCAACGTTCAATTCGCACAAACGATATTGAGAATGTTGGTTTTACTAGCCGTCACCACACCTTATTTGAAATGTTGGGAAATTTTTCAATTGGTGATTATTTTAAAGTTGAAGCTCTTGAGTGAGCTTGAGAATTTTTAACATCCAAAAGATGAATAGGATTGGATAAGAATAAATTATATATTACTGTTTTTGAAGAGGATCATGAAGCTATTCGCATCTGAAAAGAAAAAATTAAAGTAACTGAAGAACACATAATATATGGCACACGAAAAACTAATTTTTGAGATATGGGTCAAGGACCGTGTGGTCCAAATACCGAAATTTACTTTGATCGTGGCGAAAAATTTGACCCAAATAAATTAGGAATCAAATTATTAAAAGAAGATATTGAAAATGATCGCTATATTGAAATTTGAAATGTTGTTTTTAGTGAATTTAATAATGATGGTAAAAATAACTATCAACCATTACCTCAAAAAAATATTGATACAGGGATGGGTCTTGAACGAATATTAGCAATTTTACAAAATGCTCCGACGAATTTTGAAACTGATTTATTTATGCCTATTATTCATGAAATCGAGAAGTATGCCAAAGTAAATTATGAAAATGCCAAAGGTAAAGAATTAGCAACATATCGTATTATTGCTGACCACATTCGTGCCATTGCTTTTGCAGTTGCTGATGGCGCTTTACCATCCAATAAATCAAGAGGTTACATCGTTAGAAGATTAATTCGTCGTTCAATCTCTATGTTTAAAAAATATTTAGCACAAGATTTAAATCAAAATTGTTTACTAAGTTTATTGGTTGAACCATTCATTATTTTAATGAAACCAGCATACCCATTTTTACAAATTAAAAAAGATATTATTCTTGATTGCTTAAAACAAGAAGAAGAGAAGTTTGCTCAAGCAATGACAAAAGCTTTGAATGAATTTGAAAAAGCCAAACAAAACTGAAATATGAAGATAGCATTTAAAATGTATGACACATATGGAATGCCAATTGAACTCTTAAAAGAATGAGCTTTGGAAGCTAATTTAAAATTTATTGATAGTGAATTTGAAAAATGCATGGAAGAACACGTTGAATTATCTCGTAAAAATCAAAACTTTGGTTTAGCAATGGATGAACAAAACGATTTAGTTGAAGATATTAAAAAATTATCGAATCAATATATTGGTGAACAACATGCTTTTTGTGATGCCAAAATTATTTATATGTTTGAAAATAATGAAAAATTAACATACGCTCAAGAAGACGAAAATGTTGTCATAATATTCGACATAACACCATTTTATGCAGAGAGTGGTGGACAAATATACGATATTGGAGAAGTAAAATCAAAAGATGGTGAAAATATTGGTGAAATTTATAATGTGCAAAAAGGACCAAATAATACACATTTACACTATGCGAAAATTATTAAGGGAACGTTTAAGTGTGGCGATGTTGTCCGTTTAGAATATTCTAAAGAATTAAAAAAACGCATTGCTGCTAATCATTCTGTTACACATCTAGCACACGAAGTGATTTGCGATTTATTGAATGAAAAAGTTCCTCAATCTGGAAGTTATTTGGATGGCAACAGATTACGTTTCGATTTCACAACTCAGAAAAAAATAGACCATATTTTTATAAATAAGCTGATTGAAAAAACAAATAATATTATTCATCAAAATCTGAAGTTAAAGATTGAAGAAATGTCTTTAGATGTTGCTAAAAAATTGAATATTCATATGAATTTTGAAGACCGCTATGGTAGTGTTGTTCGTGTTGTTAAATTTGACGATTATTCTCAACAATTATGTGGAGGTTCGCATGTCAAACAAACAAAAGATATCGAACAGTTTGATATAACAAATTATAAATTGGTGGCTGCCAACACATATCGTATTGAAGCTATTACTGGTAAAGAAATCATTGCTAATTACTACACGGAATTAAATGCAAAAATTAATGAAACGTGAAGTACGTTAAAAAAAGATATTGAATCATTGATAGAAAAGAACAAAATCCAAAAAAATGCTGATCTTGTGAAATGTATGGACCAAATTAAAGATGCTTCTTCTTATGAAGAAGTTACTAAAAAACGTGAAAATATTGCAACTTTAAATAAGCTATATAAAGATTATCTAAAAGAACAAGAATTCAAATTGGTTAATTGATATATAAGTTCAATTATGAATTATATAATTAATGACTTAGATAACGAACCAATTAAAAATAAGTATGTAGATGACAAGTTAATTATCGTGGAAACTAATATTTTAGAAAATACTTTATTGCGTCAAGCTTTCGAAAAAGTAATAGAATATTATCAAAAAAAATTAGTTATTTTATTCAACAAAAATAATTTTGTTGTTGTTGGTGATAAAAATAACAAAAATGCCAACAACCATTTAAAAACTATTTTTACTAATTTTGGTGGCAAAGGTGGGGGTTCTAACATGATAGCTCAAGGAACTACTGAACAAAATCTTAATATTTTAAAGTTAAGGGAAGTCTTTAATCGTGTTTAA
- the rpmA gene encoding 50S ribosomal protein L27 has protein sequence MFKFKLDIQFFASKKGVGSTRNGRDSASKRLGAKVGDGQKVQTGSVIYRQRGTKIHPGVNVARGSDDTLFALKDGIVKFHRLGKDRKQVSVIESTNN, from the coding sequence ATGTTTAAATTTAAATTAGATATTCAATTCTTTGCTTCTAAAAAAGGAGTGGGTTCAACTCGTAATGGAAGAGATTCTGCTTCAAAAAGATTAGGTGCAAAAGTTGGCGATGGACAAAAAGTTCAAACAGGAAGCGTCATTTACCGTCAACGTGGTACAAAAATTCACCCAGGTGTAAATGTAGCTCGTGGAAGTGACGATACTTTATTTGCTTTAAAAGACGGAATTGTAAAATTTCATCGTTTAGGTAAAGACCGTAAACAAGTTTCAGTTATCGAATCAACAAATAACTAA
- the rplU gene encoding 50S ribosomal protein L21, producing MFAVIETGGKQISVNKDDIIYVEKLDQPEGQEVIFDKVLFANGNFGKPYIEGASVKGLIEKQGKQAKINVIRYRPKSNLRRSQGHRQPYTRVKILEINA from the coding sequence ATGTTCGCAGTTATCGAAACAGGTGGAAAACAAATTAGCGTAAATAAAGATGATATTATTTATGTTGAAAAATTAGACCAACCTGAAGGACAAGAAGTTATTTTTGATAAAGTTTTATTTGCTAACGGTAATTTCGGAAAACCATATATTGAAGGAGCTTCAGTAAAAGGTTTAATCGAAAAACAAGGTAAACAAGCTAAAATTAATGTAATTCGTTACAGACCGAAATCAAACTTACGTCGTTCTCAAGGTCATCGTCAACCATACACTAGAGTGAAAATTCTAGAAATAAATGCATAA
- the nadE gene encoding NAD(+) synthase, with the protein MSTKIQKKDLLLYKNELVDFLRSEVKKAKMNGLIVGISGGIDSAVCALLAKEAFPHNHLVVEMPCHSDKFDLECSQKLINMHKLNTTRVDLTSTFDHLKSNIGTCVTKNFSFNNIKPRLRMTTLYALANEHNYMVVGTDNACEWFTGYFTKYGDGGVDIAPIIHLYKSEVYELGKIINVPNEIIDRTPTAGLWPNQTDEKEMGFSYQELEMYMKNHLVDLSPSTIKKIEALHQKSEHKRRGIIFPEFSTNIHVNNDNLTKNSR; encoded by the coding sequence ATGAGTACCAAAATTCAAAAAAAAGATTTATTGCTATATAAAAATGAACTAGTAGATTTTTTAAGATCAGAAGTTAAAAAAGCAAAAATGAATGGATTAATAGTCGGCATTAGTGGTGGAATTGATTCAGCTGTTTGTGCGTTGTTAGCAAAAGAAGCTTTTCCGCATAATCATTTAGTGGTAGAAATGCCATGTCATAGTGATAAATTTGATCTAGAGTGTAGTCAAAAACTAATTAACATGCATAAATTAAACACAACACGTGTTGATTTAACGAGCACATTTGATCATTTAAAAAGCAACATTGGTACATGCGTAACGAAAAATTTTTCTTTTAATAACATTAAACCGCGTTTAAGAATGACCACATTATATGCTTTAGCTAATGAACATAATTATATGGTTGTGGGAACTGATAACGCTTGTGAATGATTTACAGGTTATTTTACTAAGTATGGCGATGGAGGTGTGGACATTGCTCCAATAATTCATTTATACAAAAGTGAAGTTTATGAATTAGGAAAAATTATTAATGTGCCAAATGAAATTATTGATCGAACTCCAACAGCGGGGTTATGACCAAATCAAACAGATGAAAAAGAAATGGGATTTTCTTATCAAGAATTAGAAATGTATATGAAAAATCATTTAGTAGACTTATCACCATCTACTATTAAAAAAATTGAAGCATTACATCAGAAAAGTGAACATAAACGTAGAGGCATTATTTTTCCAGAATTTTCCACAAACATTCATGTTAACAATGATAATTTAACTAAAAATAGTCGATAA
- a CDS encoding AI-2E family transporter yields MDTQEKQPITPKKKIPMWEHPFEKWGNKAKWTFSIFLFALVFFFFLESERSKVAGVFLGFLPLFLAIGIGSVINPIILFFQRITNWYSLFWKVIFTSIAVLILLSMIAAILYFLIIELSGLVSSFLGDQASRDSFLNAINALNSNAKIDHIDKNGIWFFDPTTNKMIEVTLNNLGSLFVGILHFFSWFKSSFDVITIHNVLQDVSNTFSTTKIISLVFSNINIIFTIFIVLVYTIFISFYVSGKYKTLTSWMASNLPFDNKETSVKVANAFKNSVFTWARAVSVNTLLLFILVLIGTIIAAYGFNSQFFKNGIVFFPLFFAIFAIIPYIGTIIGYAPILIAGLTDISTNNNFWPLIIITLFIAIGLLLQGFVIGPIIFSKFTRLHPVTVLVGIGVFAGLFGFGGTFFAVPILTTVKSVANNVFNKNWRI; encoded by the coding sequence ATGGACACACAAGAAAAACAACCAATCACTCCTAAGAAAAAAATTCCGATGTGAGAACATCCTTTTGAAAAATGAGGAAATAAAGCAAAATGAACTTTTTCAATATTTCTATTTGCTTTGGTTTTCTTTTTCTTTTTAGAAAGTGAACGTTCAAAAGTTGCTGGAGTTTTTTTAGGATTTTTACCACTTTTTTTAGCCATCGGAATCGGGAGCGTAATAAATCCGATTATTTTATTTTTCCAACGCATTACTAATTGATATTCCTTGTTTTGAAAAGTTATTTTTACATCGATTGCTGTTTTGATATTGTTATCAATGATTGCTGCAATATTGTATTTCTTAATTATAGAACTATCTGGTTTAGTATCGAGTTTTCTTGGTGATCAAGCTAGTCGAGATAGTTTTTTAAACGCTATCAATGCTCTAAATTCAAATGCTAAAATAGATCATATCGACAAGAATGGTATTTGATTTTTCGATCCAACCACGAATAAAATGATAGAAGTTACCTTAAATAACTTAGGTTCGTTATTTGTGGGTATCTTACATTTTTTTTCATGATTTAAGAGTTCATTTGACGTGATTACTATTCACAACGTTTTACAAGATGTTTCAAACACCTTTTCAACTACAAAAATAATTAGTCTTGTTTTTTCAAATATTAATATTATTTTCACTATTTTTATTGTGTTAGTTTATACAATTTTTATTTCATTTTATGTTTCTGGTAAATATAAAACATTAACATCATGAATGGCAAGTAACTTACCATTTGATAACAAAGAAACATCGGTGAAGGTCGCTAATGCTTTTAAGAATTCAGTTTTTACATGAGCTAGAGCAGTTTCTGTTAACACATTATTATTATTTATTTTAGTCCTTATTGGAACGATTATTGCGGCGTATGGGTTTAATTCACAATTTTTCAAAAACGGGATTGTATTCTTTCCGCTATTTTTTGCTATTTTCGCTATTATTCCGTATATTGGTACCATCATCGGTTATGCGCCAATATTAATTGCTGGATTAACTGACATTTCAACGAATAATAATTTTTGACCACTTATTATTATTACATTATTCATCGCTATCGGTTTATTACTACAAGGATTTGTAATTGGCCCAATTATTTTTAGTAAGTTTACGAGATTACACCCAGTAACTGTTCTTGTCGGAATAGGTGTTTTTGCTGGACTTTTTGGATTCGGAGGAACGTTTTTTGCTGTACCGATTTTAACAACTGTAAAATCGGTGGCAAACAACGTTTTTAATAAAAATTGGAGAATTTAA
- a CDS encoding RuvX/YqgF family protein, translated as MFKETPRFIGIDIGTKRSGVALASFDNKLVSNSWVVNHGEVSATKKLELILSSIKYPIKALIIGYPFHMNQSTDSKISDSQKNVLEVINLLNENYPEIIVIRVDERLTTKSSIDLGHSLGLNEKQMRDKKDAISAMFILDVYLHQE; from the coding sequence GTGTTTAAAGAAACTCCACGTTTCATCGGTATCGATATCGGAACAAAAAGGAGCGGAGTTGCACTAGCTAGTTTTGACAATAAATTAGTTTCAAATAGTTGAGTCGTAAATCATGGGGAAGTTTCAGCAACAAAAAAACTCGAACTTATTCTCTCTAGCATTAAATATCCAATCAAAGCTTTAATTATTGGCTATCCTTTTCATATGAATCAATCAACGGATTCAAAAATTTCAGACTCGCAGAAAAATGTTTTAGAAGTAATTAATTTGTTAAATGAAAATTATCCTGAAATAATAGTTATTCGAGTGGATGAACGTTTAACAACTAAATCATCGATTGATTTAGGACATTCCTTAGGATTGAACGAAAAACAAATGCGAGATAAAAAAGATGCCATTTCAGCGATGTTCATTCTTGATGTTTATTTGCATCAAGAATAA
- a CDS encoding ribosomal-processing cysteine protease Prp: MTSVKIYYCHNDISEITVQGHALYDKKGKDVVCAGISSVVIGGFNSLNRNFKECVSLSIDDNIAKLIVIRNSKELQIAINVIVDQLETIAQSYTKNIKIEKVV, encoded by the coding sequence ATGACTTCAGTTAAAATTTATTACTGTCACAACGATATTTCAGAAATTACTGTCCAAGGTCATGCCTTGTATGATAAAAAAGGAAAAGATGTTGTATGTGCTGGGATAAGTAGTGTTGTTATTGGCGGATTCAATTCTTTGAATCGAAATTTTAAAGAATGCGTTTCTTTAAGTATTGATGATAATATAGCAAAGTTGATTGTAATTAGAAATTCCAAAGAATTACAAATTGCGATTAATGTAATCGTTGATCAATTAGAAACGATCGCACAGTCATACACAAAAAATATAAAAATAGAAAAGGTGGTGTAA
- a CDS encoding ABC transporter permease has translation MSKKTEKINWFKEFCRFHFDTKLKRIGFVILLIVPMLYSFLYLYAFWNPLEKIGNGNYYIVNQDTNPTTGTNLEKVLQDAENEKIIQHENDGSYLMNVDTGLQKLSLHFHAINDPNHQWNSEKTDGSLVIPPSFNEDIVNVYNGTSSTIPQLQFECSLKNNFILSQLLYTVVTGFNNFAAIIVVNDALDYISKNFGTDINKIKADFQNFFEHIFGPSYATEIKAILDAAFGTKTINEIQDIINSLRALMTQFAKDKMTDEGLTFVNFDITGKQYFGVTGIGLAPFFIALGIWMACAFQHDRYEFVNKRRANLKEKLRNYFKNYSFFIAILTLQILVLWLCLTALGVRFGFGETIILLLTEIVAGIAFSAIVYAMAYFIRNSKITQTLIIVTLILQYLASDGTYPVFTEPLLFRGLSYVTPWTYFVRAYRELISNFDWTSWGENVGIMLLIAIIFIIIAVISLVVGDKWLRVRVTKNPKLLQEKTKEAN, from the coding sequence ATGAGTAAAAAAACTGAGAAGATAAATTGATTTAAAGAATTTTGCCGATTTCATTTTGATACAAAGTTAAAAAGAATTGGATTTGTGATTTTGCTTATCGTACCGATGTTATATTCATTTTTGTACTTATATGCTTTTTGAAACCCACTAGAAAAGATAGGGAATGGAAATTACTACATTGTAAATCAAGATACCAATCCAACTACTGGAACTAATTTAGAAAAAGTGTTGCAAGATGCAGAAAATGAAAAAATTATTCAGCATGAAAATGATGGTTCTTATTTAATGAATGTAGACACCGGTCTTCAAAAATTATCATTACATTTCCATGCGATTAATGATCCTAATCATCAATGAAATTCTGAAAAAACGGATGGTTCGTTAGTAATTCCACCAAGTTTCAATGAAGACATAGTTAATGTTTATAATGGAACATCTTCCACGATTCCTCAATTGCAATTTGAATGTTCATTGAAAAATAATTTTATTTTAAGTCAATTACTATATACCGTTGTAACTGGTTTTAATAATTTTGCTGCAATTATTGTAGTTAATGACGCATTAGATTATATTTCTAAAAATTTTGGTACAGATATTAATAAAATAAAAGCTGATTTTCAGAATTTTTTTGAACATATTTTCGGGCCGAGTTATGCTACTGAAATTAAAGCGATTTTGGATGCCGCTTTTGGAACAAAAACAATTAATGAAATACAAGATATTATCAATTCACTCCGCGCATTAATGACGCAGTTCGCTAAAGACAAAATGACTGACGAGGGATTGACATTCGTTAACTTTGATATTACTGGAAAACAATATTTTGGAGTAACTGGGATAGGTTTGGCGCCTTTCTTTATAGCTTTAGGAATTTGAATGGCTTGCGCTTTTCAACATGATCGATATGAATTTGTTAATAAGCGTCGCGCCAATTTGAAAGAAAAATTGCGTAATTACTTTAAAAATTATTCATTCTTTATTGCCATCCTAACTTTACAAATTTTAGTATTATGGTTGTGCTTAACTGCTTTGGGAGTACGTTTTGGTTTTGGCGAAACTATCATTTTATTGTTAACAGAAATTGTTGCTGGAATTGCCTTTAGTGCAATTGTATACGCAATGGCTTATTTTATTAGAAACTCTAAAATAACACAAACTTTAATTATTGTCACTCTAATTTTACAGTATTTAGCATCAGATGGTACATATCCAGTTTTTACAGAACCACTATTATTCAGAGGATTATCATATGTAACTCCGTGAACTTATTTTGTTCGAGCATATCGTGAATTAATATCTAACTTCGATTGAACTTCTTGAGGTGAAAATGTAGGAATTATGTTATTAATTGCTATTATTTTTATTATTATCGCAGTAATTAGTTTAGTTGTGGGTGATAAATGATTAAGGGTAAGAGTTACTAAAAATCCAAAATTATTGCAAGAAAAAACGAAAGAGGCGAATTAA
- the obgE gene encoding GTPase ObgE, with protein sequence MKFIDNIKIEIEAGKGGDGIIAFLRELYRDNGGPAGGNGGKGGSVYFVGDTNTNTLLYFQNNKKIKAEGGEKGGIKNQTGKSGKDTYIYVPIGTIVYELPSNRVIANVSKNKEKYLICEGGKGGRGNASFKTHNNNAPSLCENGDKGERKDVFLELQLLADVGLIGFPNAGKSTFISKISSATPKVADYPFTTLSPVLGVVDFYGNQMVFADIPGLIEGASEGKGLGIEFLKHINKCSVLLHMIDGFNEPNEVIKNYKIINNELAKYGKKLIAKDQIIIINKKDMLDDKQIEEITNLFKKVKVSKLFFISAINFKKNDELLKLCYDYVEKNRSAVMASIQDEYDEVITLEKKDETFYIEKKKKAWHVTGETIKEIFEKIPMISTQNRLRVNSILKAKGVFKALLEKGVKVGDHIHIYGYEFEWESEN encoded by the coding sequence ATGAAATTTATAGATAATATTAAAATCGAGATTGAAGCTGGAAAAGGAGGCGATGGAATCATCGCCTTTTTGCGTGAACTTTATCGAGATAACGGCGGTCCGGCTGGTGGAAACGGAGGAAAAGGTGGAAGTGTATACTTCGTAGGTGACACTAATACCAACACACTTTTATACTTCCAAAATAATAAAAAAATTAAGGCAGAAGGTGGCGAAAAAGGTGGAATAAAAAACCAAACAGGGAAGTCTGGGAAAGACACTTATATATATGTTCCTATTGGAACTATTGTTTATGAATTACCTTCTAACAGAGTTATCGCTAATGTCTCAAAAAATAAAGAAAAATATTTAATTTGCGAGGGCGGAAAAGGTGGACGAGGAAATGCTAGTTTTAAAACTCACAATAATAATGCTCCATCACTTTGTGAAAACGGTGATAAAGGAGAAAGAAAAGATGTTTTTCTAGAGTTGCAATTATTAGCAGATGTTGGATTAATCGGATTTCCAAATGCAGGAAAATCAACATTTATTTCTAAAATCTCCTCAGCCACTCCGAAAGTTGCTGATTATCCGTTCACGACACTTTCTCCGGTGCTTGGGGTAGTTGATTTTTATGGTAACCAAATGGTTTTTGCAGATATCCCTGGATTAATTGAGGGAGCTAGCGAAGGAAAAGGTTTAGGAATAGAGTTTTTAAAACATATTAACAAATGTTCAGTTTTACTCCATATGATAGATGGATTTAATGAACCTAATGAAGTTATTAAAAATTATAAAATTATTAATAACGAATTAGCTAAGTACGGCAAAAAACTTATTGCCAAAGATCAAATCATCATTATTAATAAAAAAGATATGTTGGATGACAAGCAAATTGAAGAAATTACAAATCTATTTAAAAAAGTGAAAGTAAGTAAACTATTCTTCATTTCTGCTATAAATTTTAAGAAAAATGATGAATTGTTGAAGTTATGTTATGACTATGTTGAGAAAAATCGTAGCGCTGTTATGGCAAGTATTCAAGATGAATACGATGAAGTTATTACGTTAGAAAAAAAAGATGAAACATTTTACATAGAGAAAAAAAAGAAAGCATGACATGTAACTGGTGAAACAATTAAGGAAATTTTTGAAAAAATTCCAATGATTTCAACTCAAAATCGTCTGCGCGTTAATTCAATTTTGAAAGCGAAAGGTGTTTTTAAAGCTTTACTAGAAAAAGGCGTAAAAGTTGGGGACCATATTCATATATACGGATATGAATTTGAATGAGAAAGTGAAAATTAA